A genomic region of [Eubacterium] eligens ATCC 27750 contains the following coding sequences:
- a CDS encoding SEC-C metal-binding domain-containing protein, translating to MALLETWRKLAYETEMDQKNASEFWGSYFNQEKAIYEQILANPDTVVKGTVKELAEKFGVEVLLMTGFLDGINDSLKTPNPIETMDENTEVSLDYDKEKLYYNMVGCKADWLYELPQWDNLLDEQTRKDLYKKQKLSGTVVKGKKIGRNDPCPCGSGKKYKQCCGKNA from the coding sequence ATGGCATTATTAGAAACATGGAGAAAACTCGCATACGAGACAGAGATGGATCAGAAGAACGCTTCAGAATTCTGGGGTTCATATTTTAATCAGGAGAAAGCAATTTACGAACAGATTCTTGCCAATCCTGATACAGTAGTTAAAGGAACTGTTAAGGAATTAGCAGAGAAGTTTGGCGTTGAGGTGCTTCTTATGACAGGATTCCTTGATGGTATCAATGACAGCTTAAAGACTCCTAATCCAATTGAAACTATGGATGAGAATACAGAAGTTAGTCTTGATTATGACAAGGAAAAACTTTATTATAACATGGTAGGTTGCAAGGCTGACTGGCTTTATGAATTGCCACAGTGGGATAACCTTCTTGATGAGCAGACAAGAAAAGACCTTTACAAGAAGCAGAAACTTTCTGGAACTGTTGTTAAGGGCAAGAAAATCGGAAGAAATGATCCATGCCCATGCGGAAGCGGAAAGAAATATAAGCAGTGCTGTGGAAAGAATGCATAG
- the deoC gene encoding deoxyribose-phosphate aldolase has protein sequence MKFNKYFDHTNLKPDATKDDIRTLCEEAKKYDFASVCVNGIYTAFAKQCLSGSDVKTCVVVGFPLGAMSTDVKAYETKKAVEDGADEIDMVIPVGLLKAGEYDAVYEDIKAVRDACAGKVLKVIFENCLLTDEEKIKACELSVKAGADYVKTSTGFSTGGATISDVALMKAHVEGKCKVKAAGGIRDYNTAAAMIDAGADRLGTSATIKIMEGRQ, from the coding sequence ATGAAGTTTAATAAATATTTTGACCATACGAACTTAAAGCCGGACGCAACTAAGGATGATATCCGAACATTATGTGAAGAAGCAAAAAAGTATGATTTTGCATCAGTATGTGTAAATGGAATATATACTGCATTTGCAAAACAATGCCTTTCCGGAAGTGATGTTAAGACATGTGTTGTAGTTGGTTTTCCGCTGGGAGCTATGAGCACAGACGTTAAGGCTTATGAGACTAAGAAAGCCGTAGAAGATGGTGCGGATGAGATTGATATGGTTATTCCTGTAGGACTTCTTAAAGCAGGCGAATATGATGCTGTGTATGAGGATATTAAAGCAGTAAGGGATGCATGTGCAGGAAAAGTTTTAAAGGTTATATTTGAGAACTGTCTTCTTACAGATGAGGAGAAAATTAAGGCGTGCGAACTGTCTGTTAAGGCAGGAGCTGATTACGTCAAGACTTCAACAGGATTCTCTACAGGTGGTGCAACAATAAGTGATGTTGCACTTATGAAAGCTCACGTAGAAGGAAAGTGTAAGGTTAAGGCAGCAGGCGGAATAAGAGATTACAACACAGCAGCTGCCATGATAGATGCCGGAGCTGACAGGCTCGGAACAAGCGCTACAATTAAGATTATGGAAGGAAGGCAATAA
- a CDS encoding class I SAM-dependent DNA methyltransferase — protein MDAYTGFAYVYDEYMDNIPYEEWGQYMIALLKGNGVSGDSSVLELGCGTGTVTRMLAKEGYDCVGLDMSEDMLSIASEKTFEEGSQVIYTCQDMRDFEVPYEVDGMISIGDSMNYITSVPDLESVFACVSENLKKGGVFIFDLKTIHFFRDILAENTYAENREDSAFIWDNYYDEEERNNEYELAVFVKNEDGTFDRFEEQHYQHGFTIDEVTGAANKAGLTVKNVYNAFTKDMPDDKSERLYFVIEK, from the coding sequence ATGGATGCATATACAGGCTTTGCATATGTTTATGATGAGTATATGGATAATATTCCATATGAGGAATGGGGACAGTACATGATTGCTCTCCTTAAGGGAAATGGCGTGTCAGGTGATTCATCAGTGCTTGAATTGGGCTGTGGAACAGGAACTGTTACAAGAATGCTTGCTAAGGAAGGCTATGACTGTGTTGGACTTGATATGTCTGAAGATATGCTGTCTATTGCTTCCGAGAAAACATTTGAAGAGGGTTCGCAGGTTATATATACATGTCAGGATATGAGGGATTTTGAAGTGCCTTATGAAGTAGACGGTATGATAAGTATAGGGGATTCCATGAATTATATTACATCTGTTCCTGACCTTGAAAGTGTATTTGCATGTGTTAGTGAGAACCTTAAAAAAGGCGGTGTATTTATATTTGATTTAAAGACAATACATTTCTTCAGGGATATACTTGCTGAGAATACATATGCTGAGAACAGGGAAGATTCTGCATTTATATGGGACAACTATTATGATGAGGAAGAACGCAATAATGAATATGAGCTTGCTGTGTTTGTTAAGAATGAGGATGGTACATTTGACAGATTTGAAGAACAGCACTATCAGCATGGCTTTACTATAGATGAGGTTACAGGTGCAGCTAATAAGGCTGGACTTACCGTGAAAAATGTGTATAATGCATTTACTAAGGATATGCCTGACGATAAGTCGGAAAGATTATATTTTGTGATTGAGAAATAA